The Corvus moneduloides isolate bCorMon1 chromosome 1, bCorMon1.pri, whole genome shotgun sequence nucleotide sequence GCCCTCTACCGAGGGCTGGCGTGCCgctgctccctcagccacaCACCCTTAAAGCCCCGTTCGGTAATTTAATCCCATAGCCGAAGGGGCCCTGGTGTGTGAAACCCGAGCGGCTGAACCGCGTTTCCAGGCAGATTGCTCCGGTTACGGCCTGAGTTGGGAAGGGAGGTCACTGTGAGAGGACACTGTAACACAGCTTCACTTATCGTTATGGGGCACTCAAAACAGCAgctggggtgtgtgtgtgtgtgtgtgtgtgtgtgtgtgtgtgtgtgtgtgttttccctAAAACGGCGTTGCACAATATGTTTGCAAGCCCTAAAAGTTATTTCACTAGGTGTTGGATCCAAAGCCAACACATCAACAGTTGGCTGTTCTCAGTTTGTAATTTGTACGTGTGTGTGAAACAACTTACGCTTCCTCCCTGCTGCGATGAACGGGGTGGAAAAGCTTGGACAGAGTGTAGTAGCACGCTTTCTATGGGCACTGACAGCCAGAGGCTCCGGGGAAAGGTGTGCAGTGGCAGGCAGAGGTATGCCCCTGGCTTTTTTCCAAGGAGCCAGAATTACCCCTCAAAGCCCTGAGGTCTGCAGCAGGCCATGCCATGAGGAGGGTAGGAAGATAGTTGGTTCCAGTGGAAATCAGAATAACAGGAGCCTTTAGTAAAAGCAACACTCAGAAAAAACACTATGGAAAGAAACTCGGTATCACTGAGCTTAAAGAAAGTGATCGAAGTCTGTACTGGTACAGAGAAAAGCAGGGCAGGAACATGGTTACATAGTTGAAGAGCCACCCAAACCGGATACTTGTTGTCACAGGAAAGGGAGATACTTCCACAAAAAATGCttgcagcacagggaaaaaaatatagagtAGAAGTAAGACAGTGCACATTTTATTGCAGACAGGTCACATTTTCATCAGTTAACTAAGGTAAAACGAGTAACTTCAGCCAGACAAATCCACTTATTCATAACAGTAGTCTTATTTAAGGTGTaacaaatttttcctgataAGATGGTCTGATTGCCTGAAGCATATCCAgctattcattttttttactgCACCAATAATCaggttcttttttaaaaatgaaaacctttgGTAAAGTACAAACACAGTTTTAAGACGAACAGGATCAATGTTCTATTCTTACTGTGCTGGGAAAACTAAGTACAGCTCTATAGCTGCTTCGATACCTAGTAAAGTTTTAGTTAGAGTAAgtgaaaggattttaaaataaactcttAAAGCAAatctaaaagaaataaactaaGTTCAATGTCCCAAAGATATTTAACTATGAGCAGAAGACTGGTTGTTCCACAGGTATTCTAAATTAGCGACAATGAATTAGTCCACACATCCTTTTTCCAGCCATTACAGATTCCAAAACAGAATGCAATTTTTCCAAACCAAGACTCCTGAATTTTCatattcataaaatatttaagaaatgtcTATTCCACCAtataaaaaaagctttaatgtactacaaagttaaaaacaaagagcaaaTGACACAAGctaaaagtagaaaaatacattttaaaacatttatattttgttcCTTACACTGATCAAGatataacaaaatattttagattagACCACTTTCATAAAACTCATGGCATTTCCAGAAGCAGACAGGTACTGACTCAACAGTCACTGGTCACTCACTAGCCAGCTGGCCACCCAGCAAAGGTATCTGAGCTTCACAAACATCCAGTATATTTTAACTTTCTAGAAGTCCTGTGTAGAGATTAAGCTTTATTACTAGAGGAGTCCAAAAATAACAGAACCATTCTAAGTTAGGCTTGAGAGTCAGTCAGCACCCCTCCACTCTGCAGGGCAATCTTTTCCCAAGGAAAGACCTTGTGGATTCAGGGTGCCCCAAAGGTACAGCAAGGACCTGTGTCAGCTCTGAGACTTGCACGCCTAAAAACTCACACGAACcatgattttgaaaaaacagagatgatggggggagggaaaaaaaccacaaacaaaaaaaggaggtaTTATCTAATAAATATGGTGAGAGAGAACAAGAACGCAGCGCGCTGCCCCCGCCGGCCGGCAGGTGGCGCCCACGGCCCGGCAGCCACGGCCTCGTCCCGCACCGCCCCTCGGGCCGCGGGAAGAACGCGGGTTTACATGGATATGGATTTAGGTATCTAcagtttcctttggaaaatacaTCTGCAGCATCTCCCGAACGCTGTAACCACCAGAATAGGAAACGGCTGCTTTCACAGAGCTTGTCTGGATTAGACAACGCTGAGAATACGGTGTAAACAAGTCGGCGGAAGGGCTGTGTGTAACAGCAGAAGACGGGATGGCTATTAAGAAGCACTCTCTCCTTAGCTGGTATTAGAAGAAAACCAGGTTCCACTTCAAATAGACATGTCTGTTACTATTAAAATCTAATTCATATACATGCATGTATAAATACATCTGCCCATGCTTTCAACCCCGAGTATGTAACACTGCCATGGGTAGCCTGTAAGACTGCTTAGGTTTACACCAACTAAAACAAACTTCGGGGCTGGGACATAAACCAGGTTTTGCACTCTGGCTTTCTCCTGACAGATTTGGCAGTGCATGACAGTTTTATGCCTAACTCCAGATGCCACGTTTCCTAGAAAGCAACAATTTTCTGCACCCGTGAGGTCTATGAGAATATCAGCTCCGTTTTGTGCACATGTTGCACGAGTCGATTGTCCTAATTGGCACTTAAGACTGTAAGGAGAATTGCAGAAATTGCTACTAAAGTGTAATGACTGTTCCGTCCTCCTCAATACCTCCTCTGGGGATAACCAGACTGTGGCGGGGATCAGTTTTTAAGGAACTGAGTAATTTGTGGATGTTGCCGTTGCTTTCTCGGCCAGAGTTGTTGTTGAGCACCAGGTCCCTTTGAAGTCTGTGGCTAAGGCTGCTGCCATTGATTCGAGAGAGGCTACTGGAAGTAAGGCTGTGCAGTTTAGGAATGTGTTGTGGCTCCAGACCACCCTCGATGACAATGTCAGCCTCTTCATCACTCTCCATTTCATCAGGGTGGAAGTTCTGCAGCACGTGGGATGTAGGCAAGCTATGGTGACTCGCGGTGCTGTCTGTAGACTGGCCAGAGCTACCAGACATCCTGCTGCTCCGAATAATATTGTTCCTCTGGTTTGCTGGCTTGACTGTGATAATGAGATTATGGCTGTTGGCAATCATCATGTCTGTGACTTGGTCAAGAGTCTTTCCTGCTACTTCAATGCCATTAACTTCCAGAACTTCGTCATTCACAGCCAGCAAGCCTGTGCTCTCTGCCAAGCCACCAGGAACCATACGGGAGATGAAGATACCGGGTACTTTCTCCAGTCCATGAGGAGTAACCCTTACGCTGGTGCCATCGCGAATGTAAAATCCCAAGGGTTTCTCACACCCGTGTCGGTACAGCCTCACTCTCCTGTGTGTTTCAGGAAGAATGTCCACATCGATTATGGAAGACACTGGTCTAAAATCATGAGGCATGCTAATGTTGATGTGGGGACGCCGGCGGAGGTTGTCATTGCGGAGCGTCACCAGAGCTTTCTTCTTCCTCGACAGCGTATTGGTCCCGAAATTGCTGTAGTCCACTtcatctgaaagagaaaaagtacTAATGTATCAATCAAACAGA carries:
- the LOC116449168 gene encoding partitioning defective 6 homolog gamma-like isoform X2, translated to MNKKGNHWFSLFGAEFRRFSLDRYKPGKFEDFYKLILHIHHIANLEVMIGYADVHGDLLPINNDDNFFKAVSSAHPLLRVFIQRQDEVDYSNFGTNTLSRKKKALVTLRNDNLRRRPHINISMPHDFRPVSSIIDVDILPETHRRVRLYRHGCEKPLGFYIRDGTSVRVTPHGLEKVPGIFISRMVPGGLAESTGLLAVNDEVLEVNGIEVAGKTLDQVTDMMIANSHNLIITVKPANQRNNIIRSSRMSGSSGQSTDSTASHHSLPTSHVLQNFHPDEMESDEEADIVIEGGLEPQHIPKLHSLTSSSLSRINGSSLSHRLQRDLVLNNNSGRESNGNIHKLLSSLKTDPRHSLVIPRGGIEEDGTVITL
- the LOC116449168 gene encoding partitioning defective 6 homolog gamma-like isoform X1, whose protein sequence is MNRSFNKSQTLRYLECSAVEVKSKFGAEFRRFSLDRYKPGKFEDFYKLILHIHHIANLEVMIGYADVHGDLLPINNDDNFFKAVSSAHPLLRVFIQRQDEVDYSNFGTNTLSRKKKALVTLRNDNLRRRPHINISMPHDFRPVSSIIDVDILPETHRRVRLYRHGCEKPLGFYIRDGTSVRVTPHGLEKVPGIFISRMVPGGLAESTGLLAVNDEVLEVNGIEVAGKTLDQVTDMMIANSHNLIITVKPANQRNNIIRSSRMSGSSGQSTDSTASHHSLPTSHVLQNFHPDEMESDEEADIVIEGGLEPQHIPKLHSLTSSSLSRINGSSLSHRLQRDLVLNNNSGRESNGNIHKLLSSLKTDPRHSLVIPRGGIEEDGTVITL